Proteins found in one Cobetia sp. L2A1 genomic segment:
- the lgt gene encoding prolipoprotein diacylglyceryl transferase, producing MLQYPQIDPVALALGPFKIHWYGLMYVIGFAAAWGLARARRGRVGLSQDAVGDLIFFGALGVVLGGRLGYAVFYGFDKLLADPVWIFKVWDGGMSFHGGLLGVLIAMLLFARRHQLTFFQLTDFIAPMVPIGLGAGRLGNFINQELPGRITDVSWGMVYPLYGPEPRHPSQLYQFALEGVALFTILWFASREPRQKGLISGLFLLFYGCFRFITEFFRQPDSQLGFIAFDWLTMGQLLSLPMVLFGLFLMAWSRGQQVAQPPVIGAS from the coding sequence ATGTTGCAATATCCTCAGATTGACCCCGTGGCGCTGGCGCTCGGGCCTTTCAAGATTCATTGGTACGGCTTGATGTACGTGATCGGCTTTGCGGCTGCCTGGGGGCTAGCGCGTGCGCGCCGTGGACGGGTTGGCCTGAGTCAGGATGCGGTAGGCGACCTGATCTTCTTTGGTGCCCTCGGTGTGGTGCTGGGCGGACGTCTTGGCTACGCCGTCTTTTATGGCTTTGACAAGCTGCTGGCGGACCCGGTATGGATCTTCAAGGTCTGGGATGGCGGCATGAGCTTCCACGGCGGCCTGTTGGGTGTGCTCATCGCCATGTTGCTGTTCGCCCGTCGTCATCAGCTGACGTTCTTCCAGCTCACCGATTTCATTGCACCGATGGTACCGATTGGCCTCGGCGCCGGGCGATTGGGTAACTTCATCAATCAGGAGCTACCGGGACGTATCACCGATGTGTCTTGGGGCATGGTATATCCGCTGTACGGGCCAGAACCGCGTCATCCGTCTCAGCTCTACCAGTTTGCGCTGGAAGGCGTCGCATTGTTCACCATTCTGTGGTTTGCCTCGCGTGAGCCACGTCAGAAAGGGCTGATCTCTGGTCTGTTCCTGTTGTTCTACGGCTGCTTCCGTTTCATCACCGAATTCTTCCGTCAGCCGGATTCACAGCTCGGTTTCATCGCTTTCGACTGGCTGACCATGGGCCAGCTGCTGTCGCTACCGATGGTGCTGTTCGGCCTGTTCCTGATGGCGTGGTCACGTGGTCAGCAAGTGGCGCAGCCGCCGGTGATAGGCGCTTCGTGA
- a CDS encoding dihydrofolate reductase, with protein MSNSAFAPLGAEADTVVPVAMIAAMSVNRVIGVGNQLPWYLPEDLKFFKYVTQGKPIIMGRKTFASIGRPLPNRLNIIVTRDTDFAHDGVRVCHDLAAALNMADRHAMIEGVDEIMVIGGGQIYAQALPVATRLYLTEVAVEIEGDAHFPALDAHWQEAQRVPGESGEGMPAYDFVRYERSDV; from the coding sequence ATGAGCAATTCAGCGTTCGCACCGCTTGGAGCAGAAGCCGATACTGTCGTTCCGGTGGCGATGATTGCGGCCATGTCGGTCAATCGCGTAATCGGTGTCGGGAATCAACTGCCGTGGTATCTGCCGGAAGATCTCAAGTTCTTCAAGTATGTGACCCAGGGCAAGCCCATCATCATGGGGCGCAAGACCTTTGCCTCCATCGGTCGACCGTTACCCAATCGCCTCAATATTATCGTGACGCGTGATACAGACTTCGCGCATGACGGTGTGCGGGTCTGTCACGATCTGGCAGCGGCTCTCAACATGGCTGATCGTCACGCCATGATTGAAGGTGTTGACGAGATCATGGTCATCGGTGGTGGCCAGATTTATGCACAGGCACTGCCGGTCGCGACGCGGCTCTATCTCACCGAAGTGGCTGTCGAGATTGAAGGCGATGCTCACTTCCCGGCACTCGACGCACATTGGCAAGAAGCGCAGCGCGTACCGGGTGAGAGTGGCGAAGGAATGCCGGCCTACGACTTCGTGCGCTACGAGCGTAGCGACGTCTAA
- a CDS encoding sulfite exporter TauE/SafE family protein — translation MWWWYPLLGAVAGLIAGLFGIGGGLIIVPVLAAAFVLQGVAPDVLMHLAIGTSLATIVVTSLSSARAHNARGAVRMDWLKQLLPGLLVGTGLGVLLASVLSGEMLKLLFGGFVLLVALKMGLNLRIGQMAQAPGRIGQFVGGSTVGVVSALFGIGGGTVMIPMLTSWQARMTEAVGTASAAGFPIALLAALTNIVVGWNAPGLPEHTLGYVHWGAWIGIVLVSVPFARVGARLAHALPASLLRRMFALILVVVGLRFLFG, via the coding sequence ATGTGGTGGTGGTATCCCTTGCTGGGAGCAGTGGCAGGCTTGATTGCCGGACTGTTTGGTATTGGTGGTGGGTTGATCATTGTGCCAGTGCTGGCGGCGGCCTTTGTATTGCAGGGCGTGGCACCTGACGTATTGATGCACTTGGCTATCGGCACGTCGCTTGCCACCATTGTGGTGACATCTCTGTCATCGGCGCGCGCGCATAATGCGCGCGGTGCCGTGCGCATGGACTGGCTCAAGCAGCTGCTGCCAGGGTTGCTGGTTGGCACGGGATTGGGTGTGCTACTGGCCAGCGTGCTGAGCGGTGAAATGCTCAAGCTGCTGTTTGGAGGCTTTGTGCTGCTGGTCGCGCTCAAGATGGGGTTGAATCTGCGCATCGGCCAGATGGCGCAAGCGCCCGGGCGGATCGGCCAGTTTGTGGGTGGCAGCACGGTTGGTGTGGTGTCTGCGTTGTTTGGCATTGGTGGTGGCACGGTGATGATACCCATGCTGACCAGCTGGCAAGCGCGGATGACCGAAGCAGTAGGCACGGCGTCGGCTGCGGGTTTTCCGATCGCGCTATTGGCAGCACTGACCAATATCGTGGTGGGTTGGAATGCCCCGGGCTTGCCTGAGCACACGCTAGGCTATGTTCATTGGGGGGCATGGATCGGAATTGTGCTGGTCTCGGTGCCCTTTGCGCGCGTCGGTGCGCGGCTGGCGCATGCGCTACCTGCATCACTGCTCCGGCGCATGTTTGCGCTGATTCTGGTCGTTGTCGGACTGCGTTTCTTGTTCGGTTGA
- a CDS encoding ProQ/FINO family protein — protein MDRLEALYSALENEADTQRQQRDGDRQARAALELENAHLRESLTRLEQQASLAGEADAELAELAALRSERASLSEQLSGARQQLQQQQSQLSGLHESLLARDAELKELGEQLRDALQAAQHAAQAASLHAQAESDRCSQADAEAATEQLAADQVPASLLASRMVEAAPMPMSDEMPCEVVEANEIAHAVEDSASVVDSSPSIAQPSTAQSSDAPTTSTQPSPQALLKQWYRRYPDTFFKGHTRPLKIGIHIELLENEQWDDKLVRRALAGYVHLPRYLKAVRAGTQRVDLEGQSVGAVTEDEALHARQQLDELTRQQKAREEQAADQRISHKLSELMAKNRP, from the coding sequence ATGGATCGCCTCGAAGCGCTGTATTCTGCGCTTGAAAATGAAGCCGACACACAGCGACAGCAACGTGACGGTGATCGCCAGGCCCGTGCGGCACTGGAGTTGGAAAACGCACATCTGCGTGAGTCGCTGACGCGTCTGGAGCAACAGGCTTCATTGGCGGGAGAGGCTGATGCTGAACTTGCTGAACTTGCTGCACTGCGCAGCGAGCGTGCGTCGCTGAGCGAGCAGCTGTCAGGTGCGCGTCAGCAATTGCAACAGCAGCAATCTCAGCTAAGTGGGCTGCATGAGTCCTTGTTGGCACGTGACGCTGAGCTGAAAGAGCTCGGCGAGCAACTACGTGATGCGCTTCAGGCAGCGCAGCATGCTGCACAAGCCGCGAGCCTTCATGCGCAGGCTGAAAGTGACCGGTGTTCGCAGGCGGATGCTGAAGCTGCCACTGAACAGCTGGCGGCAGACCAGGTGCCTGCCTCATTGCTAGCGTCGCGGATGGTTGAAGCGGCACCGATGCCAATGTCTGATGAGATGCCGTGCGAAGTGGTCGAGGCCAATGAAATTGCCCATGCAGTAGAAGACTCAGCATCGGTCGTGGACTCGTCGCCTTCTATTGCTCAGCCTTCCACTGCACAGTCTTCTGACGCTCCGACCACCAGCACGCAGCCGTCACCTCAGGCGCTTCTCAAGCAGTGGTATCGACGTTATCCGGACACCTTCTTCAAGGGACATACTCGCCCGCTGAAGATTGGCATCCATATCGAACTGCTGGAAAACGAGCAGTGGGATGACAAGTTGGTACGTCGAGCGTTGGCGGGTTACGTGCATCTGCCACGCTACCTCAAGGCAGTGCGCGCGGGTACTCAGCGGGTGGATCTGGAAGGTCAATCCGTTGGGGCGGTGACAGAAGATGAAGCACTGCATGCGCGCCAGCAGTTGGATGAACTCACCCGTCAGCAGAAGGCGCGTGAAGAGCAAGCGGCCGATCAGCGAATCAGTCATAAGCTCAGTGAACTGATGGCCAAGAACCGGCCGTAG
- a CDS encoding TRAP transporter substrate-binding protein produces MRLFKPALTALSAAILFASTTVMADPITIKFSHVVAENTPKGQMAKKFQQLVEERLGDKVDVELYPSSQLYGDDKVLEAMLLGDVQLAAPSLSKFQKYTDQLQVFDLPFLFKDMAAVESFQASEIGQSLLTSLESKGLVGLGYLHNGMKQLSASSPLTVPEDASGKKFRIMTSDVLEAQFEAIDAISLKKPFSEVFILLQTRAIDGQENTYSNIYSQKFFEVQPYITESNHGVLDYMVVSSARFWEGLPDDVRGEVKSALDEAIVYGNELSEAKNEEAKQAIIASGQSEIVMLDAAQRQQWVDAMKPVWGEFADDIGQNIVDAAEAANQ; encoded by the coding sequence ATGCGCCTTTTCAAGCCAGCGCTAACCGCATTAAGCGCTGCCATTCTATTCGCCTCGACCACTGTCATGGCTGATCCGATCACCATCAAGTTTTCGCATGTGGTGGCGGAGAATACGCCGAAGGGCCAGATGGCCAAGAAATTCCAGCAGCTGGTAGAAGAGCGACTCGGCGACAAGGTAGATGTCGAGCTATATCCCAGCTCTCAGTTGTATGGCGATGACAAGGTGCTGGAGGCGATGCTGCTAGGCGATGTTCAGCTGGCCGCGCCGTCACTGTCCAAATTCCAGAAATACACTGATCAGCTGCAGGTCTTTGATCTGCCCTTCCTGTTCAAGGACATGGCGGCCGTGGAAAGCTTCCAGGCAAGCGAGATAGGTCAGTCGCTGCTGACATCGCTCGAATCAAAAGGGCTGGTCGGCCTGGGTTATTTGCATAACGGCATGAAGCAGTTGTCCGCTTCTTCGCCGCTTACGGTGCCGGAAGATGCCAGTGGCAAGAAATTCCGCATCATGACCTCTGATGTGCTCGAGGCGCAGTTTGAAGCCATTGATGCTATCTCGCTGAAAAAACCGTTCTCGGAAGTTTTCATTCTGCTGCAGACCCGTGCCATTGATGGTCAGGAGAACACGTACTCCAATATCTATTCACAGAAGTTCTTTGAGGTGCAGCCGTACATCACCGAGTCCAATCACGGTGTGCTGGACTACATGGTGGTCTCCTCTGCCCGCTTCTGGGAAGGCTTGCCAGATGATGTGCGTGGCGAGGTCAAATCTGCGCTTGATGAAGCCATCGTCTATGGCAACGAGCTGTCTGAAGCCAAGAATGAAGAGGCCAAGCAGGCCATCATCGCTTCGGGCCAAAGTGAAATTGTCATGCTCGACGCTGCTCAGCGTCAGCAGTGGGTAGATGCCATGAAGCCGGTATGGGGTGAGTTTGCCGACGACATCGGTCAGAACATCGTTGATGCTGCCGAAGCTGCGAACCAGTAA
- a CDS encoding thymidylate synthase, with the protein MQPYLDLMRHVLENGTQKGDRTGTGTLSVFGHQMRFDLAEGFPLVTTKKLHLRSIIHELLWFLKGDTNIAYLKENGVRIWDEWADENGDLGPVYGYQWRSWPNPQGGSVDQITNVIEQIKTNPDSRRMMVSAWNPALVDEMALPPCHALFQFYVADGRLSCQLYQRSADIFLGVPFNIASYALLTQMVAQVCGLKPGEFIHTLGDAHLYSNHLEQAREQLSRQTLALPQLVLNPDVTDLFDFTFDDIAIEGYESHPHIKAKVAV; encoded by the coding sequence ATGCAACCCTATCTAGACCTGATGCGCCATGTGCTGGAAAACGGTACTCAAAAGGGCGATCGCACCGGTACCGGCACCCTGAGTGTCTTCGGCCACCAGATGCGCTTTGACCTGGCGGAAGGCTTTCCGCTGGTGACGACCAAGAAGCTGCATCTGCGTTCAATCATCCACGAGCTGTTGTGGTTCTTGAAGGGTGATACCAATATTGCCTACCTCAAGGAAAATGGTGTGCGCATCTGGGATGAGTGGGCCGATGAGAATGGCGATCTCGGGCCGGTCTATGGTTATCAGTGGCGCAGCTGGCCGAACCCGCAAGGCGGCAGTGTCGATCAGATCACCAATGTCATCGAACAGATCAAGACCAATCCCGATTCACGCCGCATGATGGTGTCTGCCTGGAATCCGGCGTTGGTCGATGAAATGGCCTTGCCGCCGTGTCATGCACTGTTCCAGTTCTATGTGGCAGACGGACGACTATCCTGCCAGCTGTATCAACGCAGCGCTGACATCTTCCTGGGTGTGCCGTTCAACATTGCAAGCTACGCACTGTTGACCCAGATGGTCGCGCAGGTGTGTGGCCTGAAGCCGGGCGAATTCATTCATACGCTTGGCGATGCGCACCTTTACAGCAATCATCTGGAGCAGGCGCGTGAGCAGCTCAGTCGTCAAACGCTGGCCTTGCCGCAACTGGTGCTGAATCCTGACGTGACAGATCTGTTTGATTTCACCTTCGATGACATTGCCATCGAGGGCTATGAATCCCATCCGCATATCAAGGCAAAGGTGGCCGTATGA
- a CDS encoding TRAP transporter small permease — MILRWLHKAEEILFSLLLVAMVLLVFVEVVLRFVFNTGISWSQEATLYLAGWFVLVGVSWGVKQGAHIGVDVVVKMMPMLWQRITTLIALVVCMAYCVMLLVGSYEYISLMQLIGIELDDIPVPKWYALIILPIALLLLMLRFAVLGWKVIRGEASGFGFHDEGEDSMHLVQTEGAVDQDRADSDQGIPR, encoded by the coding sequence ATGATCCTAAGATGGCTTCACAAGGCAGAAGAGATACTGTTCTCGCTGCTGCTGGTAGCGATGGTGCTGCTGGTCTTTGTCGAAGTGGTATTGCGCTTCGTCTTCAATACCGGCATCAGCTGGTCGCAGGAAGCCACGCTGTATCTCGCGGGCTGGTTCGTGTTGGTCGGTGTCTCGTGGGGCGTCAAGCAGGGCGCGCATATCGGTGTGGATGTCGTGGTCAAGATGATGCCGATGCTATGGCAACGCATTACGACGTTGATCGCCCTGGTCGTGTGCATGGCGTACTGCGTGATGCTGTTGGTGGGCAGTTATGAATATATTTCTCTGATGCAGTTGATCGGTATCGAGCTCGACGATATTCCGGTGCCCAAGTGGTATGCCCTGATTATTTTACCGATCGCACTGTTACTGCTGATGCTACGTTTCGCGGTATTGGGCTGGAAGGTGATTCGTGGTGAGGCTAGCGGCTTTGGTTTCCATGATGAAGGCGAAGACAGCATGCACCTGGTTCAGACGGAGGGTGCTGTTGATCAAGACAGGGCTGACAGTGATCAAGGAATCCCGCGATGA
- a CDS encoding response regulator translates to MFSRRTPPVESSVVPSSGTNVGRSGSGLEKMWQRMIRLTLRPLLLAELAVALSCLVGAIVIWDSARHSAIDMALSGLRQQHALATALVSERLETQQRRLQVLARYTRRHLDFGEGTDDGPLSQFALTEQGQLFRPITRGGAALYGEFHGALTDSDREAGQRLMQMQWLLSDLYSSDPLISRLFVSLDNSMVMLYPWFNVLDAFAPGAKHMPYTGVLPATVRQLSQSSDKGAPSVVWLPPHAGPAGLTQVTALVEVTLNSGEKARVGLDLALPQMESRLVLPGHGRSESYWLVGDGLEVWAASTNTSDGQPRYLPAELARELDSGLRGASLMGTHGGQVVVWDTLSINGWRLIAKTRLDVPSEMPLAALLMGSFGALLLVFAVSMLILQWRLRRLDQRLGQPLEWLARQNERLERGEIMEEYPVLRRQWNPADDILRRHRAAVALLRRGRGHELDALPLPAFVMRHGLLAMANPAFEKMFGLVLHEALGRSVGSLLMLEPNPNVPNSRELRVHDAEGRMRRIRLELCRFNNDPAQVLGVMIDESEHDQASQQLLVARDRAREEARLKSDYLDMLHAELTPPLQGLVRKIGQLRRERQLEDAELSLLQGRLDSVAQLLDALTERDEVVRTPLEENAFSPTVTFSALLDDMQQRYHDDGSPFEWQLGPLPETLKGDVRRMAQLFEHLAEDGCRRENASHHRLLVEVVEQPHVALVSEQSLDLSSSEQTDQATQCCLRLELRAHCGLDIGRKAPSCLLMARRLIDELGGSYRQIRLGEEEALEILLPLTWPGKPTEIRILVVDDGPVNAMLARTVLGRQGLVVDTASNGEEALAARTQHFYALVFMDIFMPGMDGVSATQCWREQEAAVGSDRRSVIIALTANASETDRERFFAAGLDDYLGKPYRPQALIDKVRMWLPEVVLTPPAALTTPGSEVPPSEDMQ, encoded by the coding sequence ATGTTCTCGCGCCGTACTCCCCCTGTCGAGTCATCAGTTGTGCCGTCATCCGGCACCAATGTCGGACGTTCTGGCAGTGGGCTGGAGAAGATGTGGCAGCGAATGATTCGTCTGACCCTTCGTCCGCTATTGTTGGCGGAGCTGGCAGTAGCCCTTAGCTGTCTGGTCGGTGCCATCGTGATCTGGGACAGCGCGCGGCACAGTGCCATTGATATGGCATTGAGCGGGTTGCGTCAGCAGCATGCATTAGCCACCGCGTTGGTCAGCGAGCGCCTTGAGACTCAGCAACGCAGGCTTCAGGTTCTCGCGCGCTATACCCGACGTCATCTCGATTTCGGTGAAGGCACCGATGATGGCCCCTTGAGTCAGTTCGCCTTGACTGAACAGGGTCAGCTGTTTCGCCCGATTACCCGAGGCGGCGCTGCGCTTTATGGTGAATTCCATGGTGCCCTGACCGATAGCGATCGTGAGGCCGGACAGCGATTGATGCAGATGCAGTGGCTGCTGTCTGACCTCTACTCATCAGATCCCTTGATCTCGCGACTGTTTGTCAGTCTCGATAACAGCATGGTCATGCTGTACCCCTGGTTCAATGTACTGGATGCCTTTGCGCCGGGGGCGAAGCACATGCCCTATACCGGTGTACTGCCCGCTACGGTGCGCCAGTTATCTCAAAGCTCTGACAAAGGCGCCCCTAGTGTGGTCTGGCTTCCACCGCACGCCGGGCCGGCAGGGCTGACGCAGGTCACGGCGCTGGTAGAAGTCACGCTGAATAGTGGTGAAAAAGCCCGTGTGGGGCTCGATCTGGCACTACCGCAGATGGAATCACGATTAGTCCTGCCTGGGCATGGGCGGTCGGAATCCTATTGGCTGGTTGGTGACGGGCTCGAAGTATGGGCGGCGAGTACGAATACCAGCGATGGTCAGCCTCGGTATTTGCCTGCCGAGCTTGCACGAGAGCTGGATTCCGGATTGCGTGGCGCGAGCTTGATGGGGACTCACGGTGGGCAGGTAGTGGTGTGGGATACGTTATCGATCAATGGCTGGCGTTTGATTGCCAAGACACGACTCGACGTGCCGAGCGAAATGCCATTGGCGGCTTTGCTGATGGGGAGTTTCGGCGCCTTGCTACTGGTGTTCGCGGTCAGCATGTTGATTCTGCAATGGCGTCTGCGTCGACTGGACCAGCGCCTTGGGCAGCCACTGGAGTGGCTGGCCAGACAGAATGAGCGCCTCGAGCGTGGCGAAATCATGGAGGAGTATCCGGTGTTAAGGCGTCAGTGGAACCCTGCAGATGACATCTTGCGGCGTCATCGTGCAGCGGTGGCGCTGCTGCGCCGTGGGCGTGGTCATGAGCTGGATGCCTTGCCACTGCCTGCCTTCGTGATGCGCCATGGTCTGTTGGCCATGGCGAACCCGGCGTTTGAAAAGATGTTCGGGCTGGTGCTGCATGAAGCATTGGGCCGTTCGGTAGGCAGTCTTCTGATGCTGGAGCCCAATCCCAATGTGCCCAATAGTCGCGAGCTGCGCGTACATGATGCCGAAGGCCGCATGCGGCGTATTCGCCTGGAGCTGTGTCGCTTCAATAATGACCCTGCCCAGGTGCTAGGGGTCATGATTGATGAGTCGGAGCATGATCAGGCCAGCCAACAACTATTGGTAGCGCGTGATCGTGCTCGTGAAGAGGCACGACTCAAAAGTGATTACCTCGACATGCTGCATGCGGAGCTGACCCCGCCGCTGCAAGGATTGGTACGCAAGATCGGCCAGTTACGCCGCGAGCGTCAACTCGAAGATGCTGAGCTGAGCCTGTTGCAAGGGCGTCTGGATAGCGTAGCGCAGCTGCTGGATGCCCTGACTGAGCGCGACGAGGTGGTGCGTACGCCACTGGAGGAGAATGCTTTCTCTCCGACGGTGACATTTAGCGCATTGCTGGATGACATGCAGCAACGCTATCACGATGATGGCTCGCCGTTTGAATGGCAGCTGGGACCGTTGCCGGAGACTCTCAAAGGCGATGTGCGGCGTATGGCACAGCTCTTCGAGCACCTGGCGGAAGATGGTTGTCGTCGTGAGAATGCCAGCCATCATCGCCTGCTGGTTGAGGTGGTTGAGCAGCCACATGTCGCGCTTGTCTCCGAGCAATCCCTTGATCTATCGTCGTCGGAACAGACGGATCAAGCGACACAATGCTGCCTGAGGCTGGAACTTCGTGCGCATTGTGGACTCGATATCGGGCGAAAGGCACCTTCCTGTCTCCTCATGGCACGACGCCTCATCGATGAGCTCGGTGGCAGTTACCGTCAGATCCGTCTGGGTGAAGAAGAGGCGCTGGAGATTCTGCTGCCACTGACCTGGCCGGGCAAACCCACTGAAATACGCATATTGGTGGTCGATGATGGGCCGGTGAATGCCATGCTTGCGCGCACCGTGCTGGGCCGTCAGGGTCTTGTGGTGGATACCGCCAGTAATGGTGAGGAGGCACTGGCCGCGCGTACGCAGCATTTCTATGCATTGGTGTTCATGGATATCTTCATGCCCGGCATGGATGGTGTCAGTGCCACGCAGTGCTGGCGGGAGCAGGAAGCAGCGGTCGGCAGTGATCGTCGCAGTGTCATCATTGCACTGACCGCCAATGCCAGTGAGACAGACCGCGAGCGTTTCTTTGCCGCAGGGTTGGATGACTATCTGGGTAAGCCTTATCGTCCTCAGGCGCTGATTGATAAGGTACGCATGTGGCTGCCGGAGGTAGTGTTGACGCCGCCTGCCGCATTGACAACGCCTGGTAGTGAGGTTCCTCCGAGTGAAGACATGCAGTAA